In Helicobacter mastomyrinus, a single genomic region encodes these proteins:
- a CDS encoding NAD(+)/NADH kinase, which produces MNKLNPPLQKVGIVLRPSSPELKGVFLQVCEELNNAGIEVSLESISGGMIELLGRDFSYIATQCDALFSLGGDGTLISMLRRAFEYRLPCMGINTGRLGFLTAIMPDSLKSFIPNLKSGDYTLQNHLVLQAKVYDTQTQQEAMHTFIAINEFLISKHDLSGMVSIDAHIDGKHFNTYGCDGLIIGTPTGSTAYNISAGGSVIYPYCRNILLTPIAPHSLTQCPLVLNDEFVLEFRPKQRAKLIIDGQEMIDIMPFHKVQIQALKQSAMLIYPRTRDYFNVLKEKFKWGDEY; this is translated from the coding sequence ATGAATAAGCTAAATCCACCATTGCAAAAGGTAGGTATTGTTCTGCGTCCATCAAGCCCAGAGCTAAAGGGTGTATTCTTACAAGTGTGTGAGGAACTAAATAATGCGGGTATAGAGGTGAGCTTAGAGAGCATAAGCGGGGGTATGATTGAGCTGCTTGGGCGGGATTTTTCATATATCGCCACGCAATGTGATGCACTCTTTAGCCTAGGTGGCGATGGGACGCTTATTTCTATGCTTCGTCGTGCTTTTGAGTATAGGCTGCCATGTATGGGGATTAATACCGGGCGGCTAGGCTTCCTCACGGCTATTATGCCCGATAGCCTTAAAAGCTTTATTCCAAATCTTAAAAGCGGGGATTATACATTGCAAAATCATCTTGTGCTTCAAGCAAAGGTATATGATACCCAAACGCAGCAGGAAGCCATGCACACATTTATAGCCATTAATGAATTTTTGATTTCTAAGCACGATTTAAGCGGTATGGTGAGCATTGATGCGCATATTGATGGGAAGCATTTTAATACCTATGGTTGCGATGGCTTGATTATTGGCACTCCTACAGGTTCTACGGCGTATAATATTAGTGCAGGTGGCTCGGTGATTTATCCTTATTGTCGCAATATCTTGCTTACCCCCATCGCACCGCATTCCCTCACGCAATGCCCTTTAGTGCTTAATGATGAATTTGTGCTAGAATTTCGTCCAAAGCAGAGGGCAAAGCTCATTATCGATGGGCAGGAGATGATTGATATTATGCCCTTTCACAAGGTGCAGATTCAAGCCCTCAAGCAAAGCGCGATGTTGATTTACCCCCGCACAAGAGATTATTTTAATGTGTTGAAAGAAAAGTTTAAATGGGGCGATGAATATTAG
- the pta gene encoding phosphate acetyltransferase: MGFIDSIKAQAKARKKTIVLPEVTDLRTIEAAVKILNEGFADLILLGEQDEICKRAKDQLSHLPTDVLQKASFITLKDEALLDELIALLVKLRGHKGMDSAKAKELLLNDCLYFGAALVKSGKADGMVAGAIHATSSVLRAALQIVGTAADSKLVSSFFIMVVPDCTYGLQGTFVFADCGLCQNPNAEELAHIALSSAKSFESITHNEPLVAMLSHSTYGSASHPDVDKVIEATKIAKSLAPHLKVDGELQLDAAIVPSVGESKAKGSQVAGKANVLVFPDLDAGNIGYKLVQRFAKAEAYGPIAQGMSAPINDLSRGCSADDIVGVVAISALQAK; the protein is encoded by the coding sequence ATGGGTTTTATTGATTCTATTAAGGCACAGGCAAAGGCGCGTAAAAAAACGATTGTTTTGCCTGAAGTAACGGACTTGCGCACGATTGAAGCGGCTGTAAAGATTCTCAATGAGGGCTTTGCTGACTTAATTTTATTAGGAGAGCAAGATGAGATTTGCAAAAGGGCTAAAGATCAGCTCTCTCATCTCCCAACAGATGTGTTACAAAAGGCATCTTTTATCACGCTCAAAGATGAAGCACTCCTTGATGAACTTATTGCACTTTTAGTGAAATTACGAGGGCATAAAGGTATGGATAGCGCAAAAGCAAAAGAGTTGCTACTAAATGATTGTCTCTATTTTGGCGCAGCTCTTGTCAAATCAGGCAAAGCTGATGGTATGGTAGCGGGAGCGATTCACGCTACTTCTAGTGTGCTACGTGCGGCGTTGCAGATTGTAGGCACAGCAGCAGATTCTAAGCTTGTTTCAAGCTTTTTCATTATGGTAGTGCCTGATTGTACTTATGGGTTACAGGGGACATTTGTGTTTGCTGATTGTGGGCTTTGCCAAAATCCTAATGCCGAAGAACTTGCACACATTGCGCTTTCATCTGCTAAGAGTTTTGAATCTATCACTCATAATGAGCCGCTTGTAGCAATGCTAAGTCATTCTACCTATGGTAGCGCAAGCCACCCTGATGTGGATAAAGTCATAGAAGCTACCAAAATCGCAAAAAGCCTCGCTCCACACCTTAAAGTCGATGGGGAATTGCAACTTGATGCAGCAATCGTGCCAAGTGTCGGTGAATCTAAAGCTAAAGGCTCACAGGTTGCAGGAAAGGCAAATGTGCTTGTGTTCCCCGATTTAGACGCGGGGAACATCGGCTACAAGCTCGTGCAGAGATTTGCTAAGGCTGAAGCTTATGGACCTATCGCACAAGGTATGAGTGCACCCATCAATGATTTATCACGAGGGTGTAGTGCTGATGATATAGTAGGTGTAGTAGCTATTAGCGCACTTCAAGCCAAATAA
- a CDS encoding acetate kinase → MNVLVVNCGSSSLKFQLIDADTEKVLASGICDRIGIDGSVLNYKNAAGKKYEQKEPIPNHTKAIEMVLESLINKEYGTISSLEDIHAIGHRVVHGGEFFKESVLINDYVIDRIKECSDLAPLHNPAHLMGIEACKAKMPNTPMVVVFDTAFHQTMPPKAYIYGVPYEWYEKHKVRRYGFHGTSHKYVSQKTAEFLGLDYYNSKIIVCHLGNGSSISAIKNGECVDTSMGLTPLEGLIMGTRSGDLDPAILEYISKREDLDIQSLLNILNKKSGVLGISGLSSDFRDLLDADLGGNERAKLARVAFAYRVMKYVGAYCAAMNGVDAVSFCAGVGENAKFIRGMIVNNLAFLGVKLDEEANNICGKEAIISTADSKVKVCVIPTNEELVIARDTKTIVSQL, encoded by the coding sequence ATGAATGTTTTAGTCGTTAATTGTGGAAGTTCATCTTTAAAGTTTCAGCTTATTGATGCTGATACAGAGAAGGTTTTAGCAAGCGGTATATGCGATAGAATCGGTATTGATGGCAGTGTGCTTAACTACAAAAATGCTGCAGGAAAAAAATATGAGCAAAAAGAGCCTATACCCAACCATACTAAAGCCATTGAAATGGTGCTAGAATCGCTTATCAATAAAGAATATGGCACGATTAGCTCACTTGAAGATATTCACGCCATTGGGCATCGTGTAGTTCATGGGGGGGAATTTTTCAAAGAATCTGTACTCATCAATGATTATGTGATTGATCGCATTAAAGAATGCTCTGATCTCGCGCCATTACACAATCCTGCACATTTGATGGGCATTGAGGCGTGTAAAGCGAAAATGCCAAACACGCCTATGGTTGTAGTTTTTGACACAGCATTTCATCAAACTATGCCACCAAAAGCTTATATTTATGGTGTGCCTTATGAATGGTATGAGAAGCATAAAGTGCGTAGATATGGATTCCACGGGACGAGTCATAAATATGTATCACAAAAAACTGCCGAATTTTTAGGGCTTGATTATTATAATTCTAAGATTATCGTCTGCCATTTGGGGAATGGTTCATCAATTTCAGCTATTAAAAATGGCGAGTGCGTGGATACAAGTATGGGGCTTACACCGCTAGAGGGCTTAATTATGGGGACACGAAGTGGGGATTTAGACCCTGCGATTTTAGAGTATATCTCTAAGCGCGAGGATTTAGATATTCAAAGTCTGCTTAATATCCTTAACAAAAAATCCGGTGTGCTTGGAATCTCTGGGCTTTCAAGTGATTTTAGAGATTTGCTTGATGCAGATTTAGGGGGGAATGAACGCGCTAAACTCGCACGGGTTGCCTTTGCCTATCGTGTGATGAAATATGTAGGGGCGTATTGTGCGGCGATGAATGGTGTTGATGCGGTGAGCTTCTGCGCTGGTGTGGGAGAAAATGCAAAATTCATACGCGGTATGATTGTGAATAATCTCGCATTTTTGGGTGTCAAACTCGATGAAGAAGCAAATAATATTTGTGGCAAAGAAGCCATCATCTCTACGGCAGATTCTAAAGTAAAAGTGTGCGTGATACCCACTAATGAAGAACTTGTCATCGCTAGAGATACAAAAACTATCGTTTCTCAACTCTAA
- a CDS encoding isochorismatase family protein yields MQNILKIEQMLFICIDVQEKLVGVMADKEKLIKSTNILLESAQELHIPTLITEQYPKGLGKTHNAVKIPPHAQILEKTHFSIFGDEKIAQYIAQSKAKMLILFGIESHICVLQSIIEAQNLGYKCLLAADACSSREVQNYQLALAFFHAQGVEVLPSESILFRILGDCKHPSFKAISTLVK; encoded by the coding sequence ATGCAAAATATACTCAAAATAGAGCAAATGCTTTTTATCTGCATTGACGTGCAAGAAAAATTAGTAGGGGTAATGGCGGATAAAGAAAAGCTTATTAAAAGCACTAATATACTTTTAGAATCTGCCCAAGAACTGCATATCCCCACACTTATTACCGAACAATATCCCAAAGGATTAGGCAAAACGCATAATGCAGTAAAGATTCCTCCTCACGCACAAATACTAGAAAAAACACATTTTAGTATTTTTGGCGATGAAAAAATCGCTCAATATATCGCACAAAGCAAGGCAAAAATGCTTATTCTCTTTGGGATTGAAAGCCATATTTGCGTCTTGCAAAGCATTATAGAAGCACAGAATCTAGGCTATAAATGCCTCCTTGCTGCTGATGCGTGTAGCTCAAGAGAGGTGCAAAACTACCAACTTGCTCTAGCATTTTTCCACGCTCAAGGTGTAGAAGTGCTGCCTAGTGAATCTATTCTTTTTAGAATCTTGGGTGATTGCAAGCACCCATCATTTAAAGCCATATCCACACTTGTAAAATAG
- a CDS encoding J domain-containing protein, which yields MNVALTQNYIQITVEEESDFLHKALGYAEKYFSKSYRLSRTILILDDGERFKKDYLVNWAYHAFGQDEKHQRIHHLLDNLDSPENQSPAQDEVQSIQTPLEEPLQDLKYLLDFTYLPIRIKIVNKNALIERVKIALRILNTKRVMLRMDKANNVARRYIANIFEDYYVGCDRNEIYLDSTKPYFWDSIMNLISFKVIHNVILDFDYDSFANRGGLGSFESSFLTDEERILRGCYMTLECHYQDDFEQVKKSYLKLAKEYHPDNVFGQEAHIIESYNDRFRKIQEAYERIKNYTKAS from the coding sequence ATGAATGTGGCGCTTACACAAAACTATATTCAAATCACCGTTGAAGAAGAAAGCGACTTCTTACATAAAGCCCTCGGGTATGCTGAAAAATATTTTTCCAAAAGCTACCGCTTATCACGCACAATTTTAATCTTAGATGATGGAGAGCGCTTTAAAAAAGATTATCTTGTGAATTGGGCTTATCACGCCTTTGGGCAAGATGAAAAACATCAAAGAATCCATCATCTCCTTGATAACTTAGACAGCCCCGAAAACCAATCCCCTGCCCAAGATGAGGTGCAATCCATACAAACACCCCTAGAGGAGCCTCTGCAGGATTTAAAATATCTGCTTGATTTTACCTATCTGCCTATACGCATTAAAATTGTGAATAAAAATGCTCTGATAGAGCGTGTAAAAATCGCTTTGCGGATTCTTAATACCAAGCGCGTGATGCTTAGAATGGATAAAGCCAACAATGTAGCAAGGCGCTATATTGCAAATATTTTCGAAGATTATTATGTAGGTTGCGATAGAAATGAAATTTATTTAGATAGCACAAAGCCTTATTTTTGGGATAGCATTATGAATCTTATTAGTTTTAAGGTGATCCATAATGTAATTTTGGACTTTGATTATGATAGTTTTGCCAATCGTGGAGGATTGGGGAGTTTTGAATCCTCTTTCCTTACCGATGAGGAGAGAATCTTGCGTGGCTGTTATATGACACTAGAATGCCATTATCAAGATGATTTTGAGCAAGTAAAAAAAAGTTACCTCAAACTTGCTAAAGAATATCACCCTGACAATGTCTTTGGGCAAGAAGCGCATATCATAGAAAGTTATAATGACAGATTTAGGAAGATTCAAGAAGCGTATGAGAGGATTAAAAACTACACAAAAGCTTCTTAG
- a CDS encoding outer membrane beta-barrel protein, protein MKTIKNVCLSSAVALALAGSALVAEESGGFVGVGVGYGGFQFNEGEKLDLNGISYEVIAGYKQFFTPNFGLRYYVNFTTYADTSVKVKGTSEKLKASVADYGVNVDALYNLIASANANFGVFVGVGVGANTWYGRDLDVKDYEQTGLNVALNAGLRSQFGRHHSIEIAARVPFIDTKLQNIYQPALKITASHIYNAGVRYIFSF, encoded by the coding sequence ATGAAAACAATCAAAAATGTGTGCTTAAGCTCTGCAGTAGCTTTAGCTTTAGCTGGTTCTGCTCTTGTAGCTGAAGAAAGTGGTGGATTTGTAGGTGTTGGTGTAGGCTATGGTGGCTTTCAATTTAATGAGGGTGAAAAGTTGGATTTGAATGGCATAAGCTATGAAGTTATTGCTGGTTATAAGCAATTCTTTACTCCTAACTTTGGATTGCGTTATTACGTAAACTTCACTACTTATGCAGATACAAGCGTAAAAGTAAAAGGCACAAGTGAGAAACTCAAAGCGAGTGTAGCGGATTATGGAGTAAATGTTGATGCACTTTATAATTTGATTGCAAGTGCAAATGCGAATTTTGGTGTATTTGTGGGCGTAGGAGTTGGTGCCAATACTTGGTATGGCAGGGATTTAGATGTCAAAGATTATGAACAAACAGGGCTAAATGTTGCACTTAATGCTGGTTTAAGAAGTCAATTTGGCAGACATCATAGTATAGAAATTGCAGCTCGTGTGCCTTTTATAGATACGAAATTGCAAAATATATATCAACCGGCATTAAAAATAACAGCCTCACATATTTACAATGCTGGTGTGAGATATATCTTTAGTTTCTAG
- the yedF gene encoding sulfurtransferase-like selenium metabolism protein YedF — MQQEIIPNFRLDLQGEPCPYPAVRTLEVLPELKSGEILEVLSDCPQSINNIPIDAKNHGYEVLGVEQLGATIRYLIKKP, encoded by the coding sequence ATGCAACAAGAAATTATCCCAAATTTTAGATTAGACTTGCAAGGTGAGCCTTGCCCTTATCCTGCGGTAAGAACTCTGGAGGTTTTGCCCGAGCTTAAAAGTGGCGAGATTTTGGAAGTGCTAAGTGATTGCCCACAAAGCATTAATAATATCCCCATTGATGCGAAAAATCACGGCTATGAAGTGTTAGGAGTAGAGCAGCTAGGAGCTACGATAAGGTATCTTATTAAGAAGCCTTAA
- a CDS encoding YeeE/YedE thiosulfate transporter family protein has translation MHAWFFTIMTLVGVWLGTKVVLLPLFRSHTKLEKVSAQKDIGNSKENQSRAKLLFALGVLVLVGIGVWVAYLMAYGNIPEGKKIPILALAVVFGVGFGFIISRAQICFTSAFRDLFITGRGYMARAVIVGMMVSTIGVFSYIMLGLPPKIMWAAPNAVIGGLLFGFGIVIAGGCECGWMYRAVEGQVHYWIVGVGNVIGSTLLAATWDYYSVPLATSFPKINLLESFGNYGGLVVSYVLLFAFLAFVLFLERRYFAKNKRFERA, from the coding sequence TTGCACGCGTGGTTTTTTACGATTATGACGCTTGTTGGTGTGTGGCTAGGTACAAAGGTTGTTTTACTCCCACTTTTTCGCTCTCATACAAAGCTAGAGAAAGTCAGTGCGCAAAAAGACATTGGAAATAGCAAAGAAAATCAGAGTAGGGCAAAACTCCTTTTTGCACTTGGTGTTTTGGTATTAGTTGGAATTGGCGTTTGGGTAGCGTATCTAATGGCGTATGGCAATATTCCAGAGGGTAAAAAGATTCCGATTTTAGCGCTTGCAGTTGTATTTGGTGTGGGATTTGGCTTTATCATCTCGCGTGCGCAGATTTGCTTTACTTCTGCCTTTAGGGATTTATTTATCACAGGGCGTGGATATATGGCAAGAGCGGTGATTGTGGGAATGATGGTTTCAACTATTGGCGTTTTTAGTTACATTATGCTTGGACTTCCACCTAAAATTATGTGGGCTGCACCAAATGCAGTGATTGGCGGATTGCTCTTTGGCTTTGGTATTGTGATTGCAGGAGGGTGTGAATGTGGCTGGATGTATCGCGCGGTTGAGGGGCAGGTGCATTATTGGATTGTAGGTGTTGGTAATGTCATTGGTTCTACGCTTTTGGCAGCGACTTGGGATTATTATTCTGTGCCACTTGCGACAAGCTTCCCTAAAATCAATCTTTTAGAATCCTTTGGTAATTATGGTGGCTTGGTGGTAAGCTATGTGCTGCTTTTTGCATTCCTTGCCTTTGTGCTGTTTCTTGAGCGGCGATATTTTGCCAAAAATAAACGATTTGAACGCGCATAA